A region of Halalkaliarchaeum desulfuricum DNA encodes the following proteins:
- a CDS encoding TrmB family transcriptional regulator, translating to MDESTLVDLLGRFGFSDKEIDTYLTLLAHGEATASQIADAAGVSKRYVYSVGETLEKRGFAEVNDHVVPTVIRAKPPEEVIENLQSDVEAMRPGLTERYAEVEPTAEQFEVVKSRVTVLKRIRTLIDEAETELVLSLPLSYLPDVREELSDAVDRGVLVLLIASDVDDPSELADTLPELGEIASVTRTWSEPMPTMLAVDSRIGVLAPMEMLVRSNSDRQAIVFTQEQLGPVIVGSFLGNYWPVAEEVAVVDPAPLPRTFSDFRHAVLQATRHLRAGTDLRASVEGRTTADDEPTSIEGRVVDVTQGLIVPANNEFPVEHSLTLETEDGTVTVGGPGAFVEDVEASDVTLLTG from the coding sequence ATGGACGAGTCCACGCTGGTCGATCTCCTGGGTCGGTTCGGCTTCTCGGACAAGGAGATCGACACGTATCTCACGCTTCTGGCCCACGGGGAGGCGACCGCAAGCCAGATCGCCGACGCGGCGGGCGTCTCCAAGCGCTACGTCTACAGCGTGGGCGAAACACTCGAGAAGCGGGGGTTTGCCGAGGTGAACGACCACGTCGTGCCGACCGTGATCCGGGCGAAGCCGCCGGAGGAGGTGATCGAGAACCTCCAGTCCGACGTCGAGGCGATGCGCCCCGGACTAACAGAGCGGTACGCGGAGGTGGAGCCGACGGCCGAGCAGTTCGAGGTGGTCAAATCGCGGGTAACCGTCCTCAAGCGGATCCGAACCCTCATCGACGAGGCAGAAACCGAGCTGGTGTTGTCGCTGCCGCTGTCGTACCTGCCGGACGTTCGCGAGGAGCTTTCCGACGCCGTCGACAGAGGGGTGCTGGTGTTGCTCATCGCCAGCGACGTCGACGACCCGTCGGAGCTCGCAGACACCCTTCCGGAGCTCGGGGAGATCGCCAGCGTCACCCGGACCTGGAGCGAGCCGATGCCGACGATGCTCGCTGTCGACAGCCGGATCGGCGTGCTGGCCCCCATGGAGATGCTGGTGCGATCGAACTCCGACCGCCAGGCGATCGTCTTCACCCAAGAACAGCTCGGTCCCGTAATCGTCGGCTCCTTTCTGGGCAACTACTGGCCGGTCGCCGAGGAGGTGGCAGTCGTCGATCCCGCACCGCTGCCCCGGACGTTCAGTGACTTCCGTCACGCCGTCCTCCAGGCGACCCGCCACCTCCGAGCGGGAACCGACCTGCGGGCGAGCGTCGAAGGGCGCACGACGGCCGACGACGAACCCACCTCGATCGAGGGGCGCGTCGTCGACGTCACACAGGGGCTGATAGTGCCCGCGAACAACGAGTTCCCGGTCGAACACTCGCTGACCCTCGAAACCGAAGACGGAACGGTCACGGTCGGCGGACCCGGGGCGTTCGTCGAAGACGTGGAAGCCAGCGACGTGACGCTTCTGACGGGGTGA
- a CDS encoding PAS domain S-box protein — translation MTHTPSAGSQDLDRFRRAVEQSASAVFFTDTDGTIQYVNPAFEELTGYDADEAVGRNPRILKSGQLSEEYYERMWGTILDGAVWREEVPNRRSDGGIYYANQTIAPIENGTGEVSGFVAIQNEITEYKRLSSDLDVYETIIQQLEDPVMLQDLDGNFVVVNEAVSDYTGLSTAELIGRDESAFMDEESAAFIADRKRAVLETEAPISYEVTPSFSRTDERRSFSTLRYPYYDADGSLSGTVAICRDFTDLKNREAQLAQYKSAVEGAYDLIAACDADERLLFANGPYCTFHGIDPDSVDGLTLRDVLGEQTYEIAGDRIEQVFGGDSVRYRMQRTHAEQGDRILDIRYYPIGNDGIADIEGSGDASDDSDSVRGSVAIMRDVTDEAEREQHLKVVDRILRHNIRNELNVVHGRAEQIREETDGEIADAADGILAPVERLLETAGKSRAVTEILRKRSDREPVDVAAGCRTAAKWLGKRHPNAHVDVVAPESALAIASPNFGEAIDELLENAVEHAESEAPSVEVRVTEAAESIHVSIGDQNPAISEMDRAILEEGRPPNQLSHGSGLGLWLVYWIVTRSGGSLTVRAVEPQGNLVTIELSRGE, via the coding sequence ATGACTCACACACCGTCCGCTGGCTCACAGGACCTGGATCGCTTCCGAAGGGCGGTCGAACAGTCCGCCTCGGCGGTGTTTTTCACCGACACTGACGGCACCATTCAGTACGTCAATCCGGCGTTCGAGGAACTCACCGGCTACGACGCCGACGAGGCGGTCGGTCGGAACCCGCGAATCCTGAAGTCCGGACAGCTCTCCGAGGAGTACTACGAACGGATGTGGGGAACCATCCTCGATGGGGCGGTGTGGCGCGAGGAGGTTCCGAATCGCCGGTCCGACGGGGGGATTTACTACGCCAACCAGACGATCGCGCCGATCGAAAACGGGACCGGTGAGGTCTCGGGGTTCGTCGCGATTCAAAACGAGATCACGGAGTACAAACGCCTCTCCAGCGATCTCGACGTGTACGAGACGATCATCCAGCAGCTCGAGGATCCGGTCATGCTGCAGGATCTCGACGGCAACTTCGTGGTGGTAAACGAGGCAGTTTCCGACTACACCGGACTGTCGACCGCGGAGCTGATCGGCCGTGACGAGTCCGCGTTCATGGACGAGGAGTCTGCGGCGTTCATCGCCGACCGGAAGCGGGCAGTTCTCGAAACCGAAGCGCCGATCTCCTATGAGGTTACCCCGTCGTTTTCTCGGACCGACGAGAGACGTTCGTTCAGTACGCTTCGGTACCCATACTACGATGCGGACGGATCGTTGTCGGGCACGGTTGCGATCTGCCGCGACTTCACCGATCTCAAAAACCGGGAAGCGCAGCTCGCCCAGTACAAGAGCGCAGTCGAGGGGGCGTACGACCTGATCGCGGCGTGTGACGCCGACGAACGCCTCCTGTTCGCCAACGGGCCGTACTGTACGTTCCACGGCATCGATCCCGATTCGGTCGACGGCCTCACACTGAGGGATGTTCTGGGTGAACAAACCTACGAGATTGCTGGCGATCGGATCGAGCAGGTGTTCGGGGGCGACTCGGTCAGGTACCGGATGCAGCGAACCCACGCCGAACAGGGAGATCGGATTCTCGACATCCGATACTATCCCATCGGGAACGACGGCATCGCCGACATCGAGGGTTCCGGGGACGCTTCCGACGACTCCGATTCCGTCCGGGGATCGGTCGCGATCATGCGGGACGTCACCGACGAGGCCGAACGGGAGCAACACCTCAAGGTCGTCGACCGGATCCTCCGGCACAACATTCGAAACGAACTGAACGTCGTCCACGGCCGGGCAGAGCAGATCCGCGAGGAAACAGACGGGGAGATCGCGGACGCGGCCGACGGGATCCTCGCCCCGGTCGAACGGCTGCTCGAGACCGCCGGGAAATCCAGGGCGGTCACCGAGATCCTCAGGAAGCGCTCCGACAGGGAACCGGTAGACGTGGCGGCGGGGTGTCGAACGGCCGCAAAATGGCTCGGGAAGCGTCACCCGAACGCACACGTGGACGTGGTGGCTCCCGAGTCGGCGCTCGCCATCGCCTCGCCGAACTTCGGGGAGGCGATCGACGAACTCCTCGAGAACGCGGTCGAACACGCCGAAAGCGAGGCACCGTCCGTCGAGGTCCGCGTCACCGAAGCGGCCGAGTCGATCCACGTCTCGATCGGAGACCAGAACCCCGCGATATCGGAGATGGACCGGGCGATCCTGGAGGAGGGTCGACCACCGAACCAGCTCTCACACGGCAGCGGGCTGGGGCTGTGGCTGGTGTACTGGATCGTCACCCGTTCGGGTGGATCGCTCACCGTTCGGGCGGTCGAACCGCAGGGGAACCTGGTCACGATCGAACTCAGTCGCGGGGAGTGA
- a CDS encoding carboxymuconolactone decarboxylase family protein: MSDEIEDPEELPASAGEFAKQNREVWDAYAELGKACSEAGPIDGETKRLVKLSLAIADGSEGAVHSHVRRGLEEGIDPETLKHAAILAIPTIGFPKAIAAMTWIDDVTDET; this comes from the coding sequence ATGTCCGACGAGATCGAGGACCCGGAGGAGTTGCCCGCATCGGCCGGCGAGTTCGCGAAACAGAACCGCGAGGTGTGGGACGCGTACGCCGAACTCGGAAAGGCCTGTTCGGAAGCCGGGCCCATCGACGGCGAGACCAAGCGACTGGTCAAACTCTCGCTCGCGATCGCCGATGGCTCGGAGGGTGCGGTCCACTCGCACGTCCGGCGGGGACTCGAGGAGGGGATCGATCCCGAAACGCTAAAACACGCGGCGATCCTCGCGATTCCGACGATCGGGTTCCCGAAGGCGATAGCCGCCATGACCTGGATCGATGACGTGACCGACGAGACGTGA
- a CDS encoding glycoside hydrolase family 15 protein, which translates to MRKALLEYTREREAEEWYPGERRSTDGLFSGDAGRLVYVDRDGSLRDYSAATLGLHGIERSRLGVRSREGTTWFDGMETTRQAYDGETTVVVTEHDADSYTIHQYDYTLDGSHLTHFEFRGDVPDRARIVAAMRFTPDGQDRSTGLLRHEDVVELFHDAEHDYVTASTGFDRAVGHPPGEFDSLESFDSLWSGAETVTDESTGSETTDGEHREYAREENGVHRPLSDTVLLEVPLSDDGEFLQTTLVSLLVDHRETEREDALARVRAFADHYQTDRQIRNRAISAVDPDVSGVPHREAIRTDLRAISLLTARTGARIKGPEYDPYHVHSGGYGYTWFRDDAAIARRLLALEETFGLDLGDRHADACGFYRRTQLPDGSWPQRVWAHNGSLAPGWANDRVSGEGRTHQPDGTAAVTAFLATYLRTASDIPERAGAIEGTIERAVEALVDDLDDDGLPGNCQGVWETEIGRFTHTAAAFLEAFSAVARAPVDEELAREARRRADGIYEGLDDRWLDEGRYARKPGDDRFDVATLALVGAHREYAALVDGIGAERLDRLRCHVETAIERLRRDGEDGVAGLARYEGDDWRRPPEADEKLWPLAVAWAGEASADLGVLLESAGEGDASATAFERSRELLSLLDPDGPLSGPGGSLPEQTFDDGTPDSAVPFGWAHALRAGTVARLAAADAIGDEAEPTQVTGPAGQSTWTTGETHGVGTACDHDTSDPSRVWFTLTEGALTEPRFPRVDLMNFRTIDFLVVEADPESTYTARTHNETRTDDDAETISRTTEMVGSEGPVYRQTIEEAGRNGHEWELIVEYVADPGSESLLLDVSFTAHDGNGYDVYVVGNAALSGYMRGTAAETVDDGDGYALAASETGAAAEPAIVDTDGEPYRVAAAIASRRQFEWATVDRSGSDALVGLFVDGTVPEPRPETDPGHAVLVGRLGTDVGSLADVVSVGFAEDGDTEAALTEARSALDTGYVSVRDAYLDGWRSYLDRFEPPECVAEDPDLRRQYRAAIAVLKAVEDKTFPGAGIASPSVPWGEAVDATEPRDFGYNFAWARDLYQVFTALREIGDVESAVDSLEYIYEYQQRVNGFLPQNTYLDGRTRWGGEQLDNISFPSVMAYQLAEHHGIGFDAVSYDYGNVRGSLEYLLRSGPRSGQERWEEEAGYSPSTIAAEIAGLACGATLADGEGERADALSYLAHADDWRVRVDDWCATTGTGRFEPAPYYVRITRNGNPDSGVRRELANNGPTLDEREIVDAGFLELVRLGIHDPDDPLIENSVAVVDDAIRAETPHGPAWYRYNGDGYGEIGETEPDEGAPWGTNRNGSGRLWPIFTGERGEYELQRGTDDGDFDPRALLETMAGFGNDGRMLPEQVWDREYPTDYGWEFGEGTGAATPLAWSMAGFVRLAHSIDAGEPVETPRFLAERYREGDVPEGPSLSIADPNVDVDDDGTTVVTVSGETDGDDVVVWAPSETAWVPVDAGAFETSLEVEPGADEIRVIAASDAAELVDVGTTLATVVLGDGHEDR; encoded by the coding sequence ATGCGCAAAGCGTTACTCGAATACACACGCGAAAGAGAAGCAGAGGAGTGGTACCCGGGGGAACGTCGATCGACTGACGGCCTTTTCAGTGGCGACGCCGGGCGACTGGTCTACGTCGATCGGGACGGATCTCTGCGGGACTATTCGGCGGCGACACTCGGGCTACACGGGATCGAACGCTCGCGGCTGGGAGTCCGCTCCCGCGAGGGAACGACCTGGTTCGACGGGATGGAGACGACCAGACAGGCGTACGACGGCGAGACGACCGTGGTCGTGACCGAACACGACGCGGACTCGTACACGATCCACCAGTACGACTACACACTCGATGGATCCCACCTCACCCACTTCGAGTTCCGTGGGGACGTTCCCGACCGGGCACGGATCGTGGCGGCGATGCGGTTCACGCCGGACGGACAGGATCGAAGCACTGGACTGCTCCGTCACGAGGACGTTGTCGAACTGTTTCACGACGCCGAACACGACTACGTAACCGCCTCGACGGGCTTCGACCGGGCCGTGGGGCATCCACCCGGTGAGTTCGACTCGCTGGAATCCTTCGACTCGCTGTGGTCCGGAGCGGAAACAGTCACCGACGAGTCTACTGGCAGTGAGACGACCGACGGCGAACACCGCGAGTACGCCCGCGAGGAGAACGGCGTCCATCGTCCGCTTTCCGACACAGTCCTCCTCGAGGTACCCCTGTCGGACGACGGGGAGTTCCTGCAGACGACGCTCGTCAGCCTGCTCGTCGACCATCGGGAGACCGAACGCGAGGACGCGCTGGCCCGCGTCAGGGCCTTCGCCGATCACTACCAGACCGACCGTCAGATCCGCAACCGCGCGATCTCTGCGGTCGACCCCGACGTCTCCGGCGTTCCACACCGCGAGGCGATCCGGACGGACCTCAGGGCGATTTCGCTGTTGACGGCACGGACCGGCGCCCGGATCAAGGGCCCCGAATACGATCCGTATCACGTCCACTCCGGCGGCTACGGCTACACGTGGTTCCGGGACGACGCTGCGATCGCCCGACGGCTGCTCGCCCTCGAAGAGACGTTCGGCCTCGATCTCGGGGATCGCCACGCGGACGCCTGCGGATTTTACCGTCGAACCCAGCTTCCCGACGGAAGTTGGCCACAGCGGGTGTGGGCCCACAACGGATCACTCGCGCCGGGGTGGGCGAACGACCGCGTCTCCGGTGAGGGGCGGACACACCAACCGGACGGGACCGCGGCGGTCACCGCGTTTCTGGCGACGTATCTCCGGACTGCTAGCGACATCCCCGAGCGTGCCGGCGCGATCGAGGGAACGATCGAACGCGCAGTCGAGGCGCTCGTCGACGACCTCGACGATGACGGACTCCCCGGAAACTGCCAGGGCGTCTGGGAAACGGAGATCGGCCGCTTTACCCACACGGCCGCGGCGTTCCTCGAGGCGTTTTCGGCGGTCGCTCGTGCGCCCGTAGACGAGGAACTGGCGAGGGAGGCGCGACGCCGGGCCGACGGGATCTACGAAGGGCTGGACGACAGATGGCTCGACGAGGGACGATACGCCCGCAAGCCGGGTGACGACCGGTTCGACGTCGCCACGCTCGCGCTGGTGGGCGCCCACAGAGAGTACGCCGCCCTGGTCGACGGGATCGGTGCCGAACGGCTCGACCGGCTCCGGTGCCACGTCGAGACCGCGATCGAGAGACTCCGACGGGACGGCGAAGACGGCGTCGCCGGGCTGGCACGCTACGAGGGCGACGACTGGCGTCGCCCGCCCGAAGCAGACGAGAAGCTCTGGCCGCTCGCGGTCGCGTGGGCTGGGGAAGCCAGCGCCGACCTGGGTGTGCTCCTGGAATCGGCCGGCGAGGGCGACGCCTCCGCGACCGCCTTCGAGCGCTCCCGCGAACTACTTTCATTGCTCGATCCCGACGGGCCGCTTTCGGGCCCGGGCGGCTCGCTTCCCGAACAGACGTTCGACGACGGAACGCCAGACAGCGCCGTCCCGTTCGGCTGGGCGCACGCCCTGCGTGCCGGAACCGTCGCCCGGCTCGCGGCCGCCGACGCCATCGGCGACGAGGCCGAACCGACGCAGGTGACCGGCCCGGCGGGCCAGTCGACGTGGACCACCGGCGAGACGCACGGCGTCGGGACCGCCTGCGATCACGACACGTCGGATCCCTCACGCGTTTGGTTCACGCTGACGGAGGGGGCCCTCACGGAGCCCAGGTTCCCCCGCGTCGACCTGATGAACTTCCGGACGATCGACTTCCTCGTCGTCGAGGCCGATCCCGAGTCGACATACACCGCACGGACGCACAACGAAACGCGAACCGACGACGACGCCGAGACGATCTCGCGGACGACCGAGATGGTCGGCAGCGAGGGGCCGGTGTACAGACAGACGATCGAAGAAGCCGGCCGCAACGGCCACGAGTGGGAGCTGATCGTCGAGTACGTCGCCGACCCGGGAAGCGAGTCGCTCCTGTTGGACGTGAGCTTCACCGCCCACGACGGCAACGGCTACGACGTGTACGTGGTCGGAAACGCGGCGCTTTCGGGGTACATGCGCGGGACAGCCGCCGAAACCGTCGACGACGGCGACGGGTACGCGCTCGCCGCCAGCGAGACGGGCGCCGCCGCCGAGCCCGCGATCGTCGACACCGACGGCGAGCCGTACCGGGTCGCCGCCGCGATCGCCTCGCGACGACAGTTCGAGTGGGCGACGGTCGACCGGTCGGGAAGCGACGCGCTCGTCGGCCTGTTCGTCGACGGTACCGTCCCCGAACCTCGGCCCGAGACCGATCCGGGACACGCCGTGCTCGTCGGCCGGCTCGGGACCGACGTCGGCTCGCTCGCGGACGTCGTCTCCGTCGGGTTCGCCGAGGACGGCGACACGGAGGCCGCGCTGACCGAGGCCCGAAGCGCGCTCGATACCGGCTACGTGTCGGTTCGGGACGCGTACCTCGATGGCTGGCGGTCGTACCTCGACCGGTTCGAGCCGCCCGAGTGCGTCGCCGAAGACCCGGACCTCCGTCGACAGTACCGCGCAGCGATCGCGGTGCTGAAAGCCGTCGAGGACAAGACGTTCCCCGGCGCCGGGATCGCGAGTCCGTCCGTGCCGTGGGGCGAGGCGGTCGACGCGACCGAACCCCGCGACTTCGGCTACAACTTCGCGTGGGCCCGCGACCTCTATCAGGTGTTCACGGCGCTGCGGGAGATCGGCGACGTCGAAAGCGCCGTCGACTCCCTCGAGTACATCTACGAGTACCAGCAGCGCGTCAACGGCTTCCTGCCGCAAAACACCTATCTCGACGGCCGGACGCGCTGGGGCGGCGAACAGCTCGACAACATCTCGTTCCCGTCGGTGATGGCCTATCAGCTCGCAGAGCACCACGGAATCGGCTTCGATGCGGTGAGCTACGACTACGGCAACGTCCGCGGTTCCCTGGAGTACCTGCTTCGCTCGGGCCCCAGATCGGGCCAGGAGCGGTGGGAGGAGGAGGCCGGCTACTCGCCGTCGACGATCGCCGCCGAGATCGCGGGGCTCGCCTGCGGGGCGACGCTGGCCGACGGAGAGGGCGAACGCGCCGACGCACTTTCGTACCTGGCCCATGCCGACGACTGGCGCGTCCGCGTCGACGACTGGTGTGCCACCACGGGCACCGGACGGTTCGAGCCGGCGCCGTACTACGTCCGGATCACTCGCAACGGAAACCCCGACAGCGGCGTCCGCCGCGAACTAGCCAACAACGGGCCGACGCTGGACGAGCGAGAGATCGTCGACGCCGGCTTCCTCGAACTCGTCAGGCTGGGGATCCACGATCCCGACGATCCACTGATCGAAAACTCCGTGGCTGTCGTCGACGACGCGATCCGGGCGGAGACGCCCCACGGCCCGGCGTGGTACCGGTACAACGGCGACGGCTACGGGGAGATCGGGGAAACCGAACCGGACGAAGGTGCCCCCTGGGGAACGAACCGGAACGGGAGCGGTCGCCTGTGGCCGATCTTCACGGGCGAGCGCGGCGAGTACGAACTCCAGCGGGGGACCGACGACGGCGATTTCGATCCCCGGGCGCTGCTCGAGACGATGGCGGGGTTCGGAAACGACGGCCGGATGTTGCCCGAACAGGTGTGGGACCGGGAGTACCCGACCGACTACGGCTGGGAGTTCGGCGAGGGGACCGGCGCCGCGACGCCCCTGGCCTGGAGCATGGCCGGCTTCGTCAGGTTGGCTCACAGCATCGACGCCGGCGAGCCCGTCGAGACCCCGCGGTTCCTCGCCGAGCGATACCGCGAGGGCGACGTCCCCGAGGGGCCGTCGCTTTCGATTGCCGATCCGAACGTCGACGTGGACGACGACGGAACGACCGTCGTCACGGTGTCGGGGGAAACCGACGGCGACGATGTCGTCGTCTGGGCGCCGAGCGAGACGGCCTGGGTTCCGGTCGACGCCGGGGCGTTCGAAACCTCCCTCGAGGTCGAGCCGGGCGCCGACGAGATCCGCGTGATCGCCGCGAGCGACGCTGCCGAGTTGGTGGACGTCGGAACGACGTTGGCGACGGTCGTCCTCGGAGACGGACACGAGGACCGATGA
- the malQ gene encoding 4-alpha-glucanotransferase — MTDFDRRSGVFCHPTALPGPGGIGTLGEPARGFLDRITEAGQSLWQLCPLGPTVGIHGNSPYQTCSAFAIDPLLIDLEDLIERGLLSGNRVETERDDARLSDDRVDYDAVRKYKRPLLREAHRNYRDRRPTDLVESIEAFESRAEWLDDYALYRALKRRFDERSWTDWPEEFRLREPDALERAREELANEISYRVFLQAVAHDQWYRLHEYATDRGIDVVGDVPIYVALDSADVWANRELFELDADGEPAVVAGVPPGDDDDGQKWGNPVYDWDALAATGYEWWVDRMAWTLDLVDLVRLDHFRGFESFWAVPVDAPAREGEWRPGPGRDLFETIERAVETVSEGLPAIAENLGHVTDEVETLRRELGAPGMNVMQYADWCTEDHGYQPHTYAADSVAYPSTHDTDTVCGYYEALGEDQRDCLHYYMGTDGSEIHWEFIEAAWGSDSVFAVAPLPDLFGLGSEARFNTPGTADGNWEWRCPAALITAEFPTERLRAVTDGTDRVTLN; from the coding sequence ATGACGGACTTCGATCGCCGTTCGGGCGTGTTCTGCCATCCGACCGCGCTTCCCGGCCCCGGCGGGATCGGGACGCTCGGCGAGCCCGCTCGCGGGTTTCTCGACCGGATCACGGAGGCCGGCCAGTCGCTGTGGCAGTTGTGTCCCCTCGGGCCGACCGTCGGGATCCACGGTAACTCGCCGTACCAGACGTGTTCGGCGTTCGCGATCGATCCGCTGTTGATCGACCTCGAGGATCTGATCGAACGGGGTTTGCTCTCCGGGAACCGCGTCGAAACCGAACGCGACGATGCCCGGCTGTCCGACGACCGCGTGGACTACGACGCGGTCCGGAAGTACAAACGACCCCTGCTCCGGGAGGCGCACCGGAACTACCGGGACCGACGGCCGACCGACCTCGTCGAGAGTATCGAGGCGTTCGAATCGCGGGCGGAGTGGCTCGACGACTACGCGCTGTACCGCGCCCTGAAAAGGCGGTTCGACGAGCGTTCCTGGACCGACTGGCCGGAGGAGTTCCGACTGCGGGAACCCGACGCGCTCGAACGTGCCCGCGAGGAGCTTGCAAACGAAATCAGCTATCGAGTCTTCCTGCAGGCGGTCGCCCACGACCAGTGGTATCGACTCCACGAGTACGCCACGGACCGCGGGATCGACGTCGTCGGCGACGTGCCGATCTACGTCGCGCTCGACAGCGCGGACGTGTGGGCAAACAGGGAGCTGTTCGAACTCGACGCCGACGGGGAACCCGCCGTCGTCGCCGGCGTGCCCCCCGGAGACGACGACGACGGCCAGAAGTGGGGAAATCCGGTGTACGACTGGGACGCGCTGGCGGCGACCGGCTACGAGTGGTGGGTCGACCGGATGGCCTGGACCCTCGATCTCGTCGACCTCGTCCGCCTCGATCACTTCCGTGGATTCGAGAGTTTCTGGGCGGTTCCCGTCGACGCTCCCGCACGCGAGGGGGAGTGGCGACCGGGGCCCGGCCGCGACCTGTTCGAGACGATCGAGCGGGCGGTCGAAACGGTCTCGGAGGGGCTGCCGGCGATCGCCGAGAACCTGGGTCACGTCACCGACGAGGTGGAAACGCTCCGCCGGGAACTCGGCGCTCCGGGGATGAACGTCATGCAGTACGCCGACTGGTGTACCGAGGATCACGGCTACCAGCCCCACACCTACGCCGCAGACAGCGTGGCGTATCCGTCGACACACGACACCGACACCGTCTGCGGCTACTACGAGGCGCTGGGGGAGGATCAACGCGACTGTCTCCACTACTACATGGGGACTGACGGGAGCGAGATCCACTGGGAGTTCATCGAGGCGGCGTGGGGGAGCGATTCCGTGTTCGCGGTTGCGCCGCTTCCGGATCTGTTCGGACTGGGAAGCGAGGCTCGGTTCAACACGCCCGGTACCGCCGACGGGAACTGGGAGTGGCGGTGTCCTGCGGCACTTATAACAGCGGAGTTCCCCACCGAGCGGCTCCGGGCGGTGACCGACGGAACCGACAGGGTAACACTGAACTGA
- a CDS encoding ferritin-like domain-containing protein yields the protein MSDEVIALLKQAYVDEMETVMNYTANAILLETIRGEEVAESLKEDIEEELGHAQELGYRLRYYDERPPASMEFTPSQESLQPPEDTADVLSVIEGVIGAESDAIETYEALVEAAAEADDYVTEDLAVELLADEQAHKAEFLSFKREYE from the coding sequence ATGTCGGACGAAGTCATCGCCCTGCTCAAGCAGGCGTACGTCGACGAAATGGAGACGGTCATGAACTACACCGCGAACGCGATTCTGCTCGAGACGATCCGCGGCGAGGAGGTCGCGGAGTCGCTGAAGGAGGACATCGAGGAGGAGCTCGGCCACGCCCAGGAACTCGGCTACCGGCTGCGCTACTACGACGAGCGTCCCCCGGCGTCGATGGAGTTCACCCCCTCCCAGGAGTCGCTTCAACCTCCCGAAGACACCGCCGACGTCCTCTCGGTCATCGAGGGTGTCATCGGGGCCGAAAGCGACGCGATCGAGACCTACGAGGCGCTCGTCGAGGCCGCCGCGGAGGCCGACGACTACGTGACCGAGGATCTCGCCGTCGAACTGCTCGCCGACGAGCAGGCGCACAAGGCGGAGTTCCTCAGCTTCAAGCGCGAGTACGAGTGA
- a CDS encoding saccharopine dehydrogenase family protein, whose translation MTLLIYGAYGYTGELVSEEAVGRGIDVVVAGRDERKVAELADRLGCEGRSFGLGNGTGADRTAVDDVAENIGDADAVLNCAGPFVDTYRPLVEACLGTETHYLDVTGELPVFEAIAARNAEAKDAGVCLLPGVGFDVVPTDCLAAHLHDRLPAATRLRLGFDPSGTISRGTLATAIEQFEAGGKRRHDGEIVDVPVGEGDRRIDFGRGERNAVLVPMGDLSTAYRSTGIGTIDVYLALPKPAAIALRAGRFLSPLLAVEPVKRGLQRLVRATVTGPSEQKREEGTCYVWGEASDGDRTVTSRLQTPETYALTVDAATTAAQRVLGTGDGDPVGGDPGGGDPVGSGNGPSAGFQTPASAFGSEFVLELDGVEGFFDE comes from the coding sequence GTGACACTACTGATATACGGAGCCTACGGATACACGGGCGAACTCGTCTCCGAGGAAGCAGTCGGCCGGGGGATCGACGTCGTGGTCGCCGGGCGCGACGAGCGGAAGGTCGCCGAACTCGCCGATCGACTGGGGTGTGAGGGTCGCTCGTTCGGTCTCGGGAACGGAACGGGAGCCGATCGCACCGCAGTCGACGACGTCGCCGAAAACATCGGGGATGCCGACGCCGTCCTGAACTGCGCCGGGCCGTTCGTCGACACCTACCGACCGCTCGTCGAGGCGTGTCTCGGGACGGAAACGCATTACCTCGACGTCACCGGGGAACTCCCGGTTTTCGAGGCGATCGCCGCCCGGAACGCCGAGGCGAAGGATGCAGGCGTGTGTCTGCTCCCCGGGGTCGGGTTCGACGTCGTGCCGACCGATTGTCTGGCCGCTCACCTGCACGATCGGCTTCCTGCAGCGACGCGGCTCCGCCTCGGCTTCGATCCGTCGGGAACCATCTCGCGGGGCACGCTTGCGACGGCGATCGAACAGTTCGAGGCGGGTGGAAAACGCCGGCACGACGGCGAAATCGTCGATGTACCGGTCGGCGAAGGGGACCGACGTATCGACTTCGGCCGCGGGGAGCGCAACGCGGTGCTGGTTCCGATGGGCGACCTCTCGACGGCGTACCGGTCGACCGGGATCGGGACGATCGACGTGTACCTGGCGCTGCCGAAGCCCGCCGCGATCGCCCTCCGAGCCGGACGGTTCCTGTCCCCGCTACTCGCTGTGGAGCCGGTGAAACGGGGGCTCCAGCGGCTGGTGCGGGCGACGGTCACCGGCCCGTCGGAACAAAAGCGGGAGGAGGGCACCTGTTACGTCTGGGGGGAGGCATCGGACGGCGACCGGACCGTCACCTCCCGGCTGCAGACCCCCGAGACGTACGCACTGACCGTCGACGCGGCGACGACTGCGGCTCAGCGAGTGCTCGGTACCGGCGACGGCGATCCCGTCGGCGGCGATCCCGGTGGCGGCGATCCCGTCGGCAGTGGGAACGGGCCGTCTGCCGGCTTTCAGACGCCGGCGTCGGCGTTCGGCTCCGAGTTCGTCCTCGAACTGGACGGCGTCGAGGGGTTCTTCGACGAGTGA